The window GAGACCTTGTCATGGCGCGAATCGGAAGAGGGCATCTAAGGCATTTTCTCACGGAGTGAACGTGCACACGAATGCATCCCCCAGATCTGGGGGACTGTTTCTGCGGCGCGTCGAAGGGTATTCCACAGCGGAAGTGAGGTTTCCACGAATATGATCGTCTGAGTGCGACGGTGATCCTGTCGCCGGGCTGGGGACCCGAAACACCGCCTTGTTCGACTGAGAAAAGGAGTCGCCCTCGTGCCCATCAACGATCTGGTGGCCGGACAGAGCACGGTCGGAGCACCGCTCGTCCGCACGGAGCCCATCCAGGAGCGCAGCGCCGCACGCATCGACGCGCTGCTCGACGCGGCCGCGGCCGTGGTGGATGAGATCGGATTCGACCGGCTGACGACCGCCATGGTGGCGGAGCGGGCCGGAGCCTCCATCGGAACCGTCTACCGGTACTTCCCGGACCGCATCGTGCTGCTGCAGGCCCTCCGCGACCGCGCGCTCCTGCGCTACCGCCACTCCGTCGTGCAGGCCATCGACGCGCAGTCGCCGGAGCACTGGTGGAACGCCGTGGAGGCCGCGATCGACGCCTTCGTCGACATGTTCCGCACCGAGCCGGGCTTCCGCATCATCCGGTTCGCCGACGCCGAGCGCGCGGGCGTCCCGGAGGACGAGGTCGTGCGCGACGCCGGGTTCGCCCGCCAGTTCGCGCAGATCCTCTCCGATGAGTACGGGCTGCCCGCCGGGGACGACCTGGCGTTCCGTCTCGACGTGGTCGTCGAGATCATGGACTCCCTGATCAACCGCGCATTCGTGGAGGACCCGAACGGCGACGAGCGCTACATCGCCGAGGCCAGGACCGTGGCCAAGGAGTACCTCGAGCGGCGCTTCGACCCGCAGCACTGATCCCGTCGGATCGGGAATGTCGGTGGTGGGTGGCAGGTTGCCATCCACACGGGTGAGTGCTCCGAACAGAGTGCGCAGAACCCGAACGGCTACATCACCGAACGAAGGGGGGCCGGAATGCGACCGACCCTGAACGTCACGATTCGTCTCTTTTCATTGCCAAAACCGCGCGGTTTTGTTTGGGTGGAGGAGATGGCCGCACACGCCCCCGCCCCCAGGAGCGATTCCGATCGCGCAGCGACCCCGATCCGGGGAGAGCTCTCGTGATCGAGTTCCGCGACGTGACGAAGCGCTTCCCGGACGGGACGCTCGCCGTCGACGACTTCTCGCTCGTCATCCCGTCGCGGCGGATCACCGTGCTGGTGGGCTCCTCCGGAAGCGGCAAGACGACCATCCTGCGCATGATCAACCGCATGGTGGACCCGACGTCCGGGTCGATCGAGATCGACGGCCAGGATGTGCTGTCGCTCAAGCCGGTCGCCCTGCGCCGCTCGATCGGCTACGTCATGCAGAATTCGGGCCTGCTCCCGCACCGCAAGGTCGTCGACAACATCGCGACGGTCCCGCTGCTCAAGGGCGTCAAGAAGAAAGAGGCGCGCGAGCACGCGCTGGAGCTCATGGACACGGTGGGCCTCGAGCGCTCGCTCGCCGACCGGTACCCGAGCCAGCTCTCAGGCGGCCAGCAGCAGCGCGTGGGCGTGGCCCGCGGGCTGGCGGTCGACCCGAACATCCTCCTGATGGATGAGCCTTTCGGCGCCGTCGACCCGATCGTGCGCGACGACCTGCAGAACGAGCTGCTGCACCTGCAGCGCGACCTCGACAAGACCGTCGTCTTCGTGACGCACGACATCGACGAGGCCTTCAAGCTGGGCGACCAGGTCGTGATCTTCCGCAAGGGCGGCATCGTCGCCCAGAAGGGCACGCCCGCCGAGATCCTCGCCGACCCGGCCGACGACTTCGTCGCGTCGTTCGTCGGCGCCGACCGTGGCCGCCGTGCACTCCACGTCGAGGAGACGCCGACCGGTTCGGTGCTCGTCGACAGCGACGGGCGCGCCGCCGGCGTGCTCTCCGGCTCGCCGCGTGGCACAGCCGCTCCCTCCGAGGCAAAGGCCGCGACCGTCTCGGTCGCGGGTGCTCCGGCGCAGGGTGAGGACGCGTCGTGAGTTTTCTGTGGTCGAACCTCGGCCAGGTCTGGAATCTCACGGTCTCCCACGTGTGGCTCGCCGCTCTCCCGATCGTCATCGGGTTCGTGGTCTCCCTGCCCATCGGGTGGGTCGCGAACCGCTACCGGTGGAGCCGCGGCGTGCTGCTGACGATCGGAGGCATCCTCTACACGATCCCGTCGCTGCCGCTGTTCTTCGCGATGCCCGCGCTGATCGGCACCCAGATCCTGTCGCCCCTCAACGTGGTGGTGGCGTTGAGCATCTACGCGCTCGCGCTCATGGTGCGCACGACGGCGGACGCGCTGGGCTCCGTGCCGGGTGACGTGCTGCAGTCGGCGACCGCCGTCGGGTTCTCGTCCTGGCGCCGGTTCTGGTCCGTCGAACTCCCGCTGGCCGGACCGGTGCTGCTCGCGGGACTCCGCGTGGTGTCGGTGAGCACGGTCAGTCTCGTCAGCGTCGGAGCGCTCCTCGGCGTCCCGAACCTCGGCTACCTGTTCACCGACGGCCTCAACCGCTCGTACACCGAGGAGGTGGCGGTCGGCATCATCCTGATCATGGTGGTGGCGCTCGTCTTCGACCTGATCCTCGTGGGGCTCGGCCGTCTGCTCCTGCCCTGGACGCGATCCAACCGGCGGGCAGCACGGCTCAGCCGGCGCGCGGCGATGAGGGCGGTGACCGGCGCATGACCGACATCCTGGCTGCCTTCGGGTGGATCGGCGACCCGGCCAACTGGTCCGGGCCGAGCGGCATCCCCGCCCGTCTGGGCGAGCACATCGTCTATTCGCTGCTCACGCTGCTGCTCGCCGCGATCATCGCCCTGCCCATCGGGTTCGCGATCGGTCACTCGGGCCGGTTCCGTGGGCTCGCAGTCGGCGTCTCCGGAGCGCTGCGCGCACTGCCGACGCTGGGCCTCGTCATCTACCTGGCGCTGCTGACGACCAACCTCACCATCGTGCCGTCGCTCATCGCCCTGACGATCCTCGCGATCCCGCCGATCCTGGCGGGCGCCTACTCGGGACTCGAGTCGGTCGACCGGGCGCCCATCGACGCCGCGCGCGCGATCGGCATGACCGGATGGCAGGTGTTCACGAAAGTCGAGCTGCCGCTGTCGCTGCCGCTCGTGATCGGCGGCATCCGCTCGGGCGGTCTGCAGGTGATCGCCACCTGGACGGTCGCGGCGATCCTGCCGGTCGGCGGTCTCGGCCGCTTCCTGTTCGACGGCCTCTCGGTGCAGAACTACCCGGAGGTACTCGGCGGCTCCATCATCGTGGTCGCCCTCGCCCTCGTCGCGGACGGGCTGTTCGCCATCGTCCAGCGCCTCGTCGTGCCCCGGGGTGTCACCGCGGGGCGTGTCCGCGACAGCGCGGAAGGCGGCCGCTCGGCCGCCCGCCCGGTGCCGGAAGGCGCCCCCACCACCTGAACCCGTCCTGTCCAACCCAGCACACCAGCCTCCCCGACCGGGAGCACCCAAGAGAAGAGAAGATCATGTTCGCATCGAAGAAGAGCCGCCTCGCGGCCGGCGTGCTCGCCGCCGGGGCGCTGCTCGCCCTCAGCGCCTGCTCCTCCGGGGGCGGCGCGTTCAGCACCGGTTCCGCCTCGTCGTCCAGTGACACCGTCACGGTCGGCTCCGCCGCGTTCGGCGAGTCCGAGATCCTCATGCAGATCTACGGCCAGGCCCTGGCCGCCAACGGCGTGAAGGTCGCGTACAAGCCGAGCATCGGCCAGCGCGACGTGTACCTGAAGGCGCTGCAGGACGGCTCCATCGACCTCATCCCGGAGTACAGCGGCAACCTGCTGCAGTTCTACGACAAGAACAGCACCGCGACCTCCAGCGACGACGTCTACGCCGCCCTGAACGACGCCCTGCCCAAGGGCTACGAGGTGCTCGACCAGTCGGAGGCCCAGGACGCCGACTCGTACAACGTCACCAAGGAGTTCTCGGAGAAGTGGGGTGTCACGAGCCTCGACGACCTGAAGAAGGTCACCGACCCGCTCACGGTCGGCGCGAATCCTGAGTTCGGGACGCGGCCCTACGGCATCCCGGGGCTGAAGTCGGCCTACGGCGTCACCGCGACGCTCAAGCCGATCAGCGACTCGGGCGGCCCGCTGACCGTCGCCGCGCTGAAGAACGGCGACGTGCAGCTCGCCGACATCTACACGACCACGCCGGCCATCAAGGACAACGGCTTCGTGACTCTGAAGGACCCGAAGAACCTGATCGCGGCCCAGAACATCGTGCCGCTGATCAACAGCTCGAAGGCGTCGGACAAGGTCAAGGACGTCCTGGACAAGGTCTCCAAGGAGCTCACCACCTCCGACCTGATCGACCTGAACGGCGAGAACCAGGGCTCCAGCAAGACGCAGCCCGACGTGCTCGCCAAGAAGTGGCTGCAGGACCACCCGATCAAGTAGCCGAGGGCTCTTCGGTCTCATCGAGCGGCGGTCCGGGTTCCCGGGCCGCCGCTTCCATGTGCTTGGCCTCGCGGGCGGACAGCACCTTCTTGACGACGAAGACCGCCACCAGGAACACGGCGATCACCGCCACGAACACGTAGCCGGCGCCATGGAGCTCGCGCGACAGCTCGCGATAGCTCCCCGCCGCCGCGGAACCCACACTGACGTAGGCGAACGCCCACAGCACGCACGCGGGCGCCGTCCATGCGAGGAACGTGCGGTACCGCATCGGGCTCATCCCGACGGTCAGCGGGATGAGCGAGTGCAGCACCGGCAGGAACCGCGAGAGGAACACCGCGATGCCGCCGCGCCGCGCGAGGTAGGCCTCGGCGCGGTCGAAGTTGCGCACGCCGACCCGCCGGCCGAGCGCGCTGACCCGGATGCGCGGCCCGAACCAGCGCCCGAGGGCGAAGCCGATCGACTCCCCGCACAGCGCGCCGACGATCACGGCGGCGACGAGGGCCGCGTACTCCGCGGGCCCGTCGACGCCCGTGGCGGCCACCAGCACGATGGTGTCGCCGGGAACGATCAGCCCGACCAGGATGGACGTCTCGAACAGGATGCCGAGCCCGGCGAGCAGTGTCCGCAGCACCGGGTCGACGCCCTGCACCAGGTCGAGCACCCACGTCAGTGCATCGTTCATGTCGACGGCTCACGTCTCGGCATACCCGCAGCGTAGCGGCGCCCCCTGGTCGCCCCCTGAGCCGCCGCTGCGCCTTCGCGCCGCCTCCCGTACCGTCCCGCGGGCGACATTCGTCACGAATGTCGCCCCCTCCGCCCCGATAAGCGACATTCGGCACGAATCCGCGGTGACGTCCGATTGCGAGATTTGTGCCAAATCGTGGTTATGGCGGCGCGATAACCGCGATTTGGCACAAATCTCGGCACCTAAGGGCGCGAGCGGCGCCAGCGGGACGTGCGGGCAGCGTCAGCTCAGCAGGATCACGAGGGGCGGCACCACGACGAGCAGCACCGTCGCGACGACCACGGCCGCGCGGAGCAGCGGGCCGACGGTGCGCCGGCCGTCCGTGAGGCGCTCCTCGCGCGCGACGAGGGCGGCGCGCCGCTGCTCGGGCGTGCGCCGGTCTTTGGGGGCGCCGAGGGCGGCGCCGGCGGGGCCGGTGGCGTCCACGAGGCGGATCGCCTCGGCGAGCACCGCATCCCCGGAGGTGCGGCGCGCCGTGTCGTCGGCGAGCATCTCGATCAGCAGGGCGACCGCGTCCTGCGCCCGGGTGGCGATCGGGAACCAGGGGAGGGAGCGCTTCCAGGAGCGGAACGCGTCCAGCAGCAGGTGGTGCTTCTGCCGCAGGTGGGCGCGCTCGTGCGCGACCACGGCATCCAGCTCGGCGGGGGAGAGCAGCTCGATCATGCCCTCGGACAGCACGGTCACGCTGCGTGCCCCGGGCAGGCAGTAGGCAGCGGGCGCGGGATGGTCGATCACGCGTGTGCTCGGAACGTCGGGCAGCGGGGAGGAGAGCAGGCGCAGCAGCTCCATGTGGCGGTGCCGCTGGTTGCGGCTCCGCACCGAGGTGAGCGCGAGATTGAGCACGAGGTGTGCGGTGAGAAGGACGGCCGCGCTCAGCAGGAACGCGTTCAGGAGGCTGACCTCGGGCGGCAGCGGACCGTGGAAGAGCGAGGCCCACGCTCCGCCGATGCGGCTCCACAGGTCGTCGCCGAACGGCTCGAGTCCCGCGAGCAGCAGCGAGCCGATCATGGAGATGCCCCCGGCGAGGGCGATCGACTGCCAGAGCGCCAGGGCGAGCGTCGGCGCGGCGGACGGCCACTTCGCCCGGGCGAGGAGCAGCGGCACGGGCCACGCCAGCGCGACGGCCAGCGCGCCCAGGAAGATCGCGCCGGCGAGCGGCGCGGCCGGGTCGGTGCTCACACGCTGCGGTCGGCGAGGAGGCGGCGCAGCACCTCGGCCTCGGACTCGTCGACCGAGCCGACGAAGTAGGCGAGCGCCTCGGTGCGGTCGGAGGACGACTCCAGCACTTCGCGCATCAGGTCGGCGACGTGCCCGGCGCGGGACAGCGCGGCGTAATAGAGGTGCGGGCGGGCGTCACGGTCGCGCCCGACGAACCCTTTCGCCTCGAGACGGGAGAGCACGGTGAGGACCGTGGTCAGCGCCGGTGCCTTTCCGGTCTCGCGCGCCGTCGCTAGCCTGTCGCGGAGGTCGCCTGCGCTGAGGGGGGCGTCGCCGTCCCAGAGGGCGTCCATCACCGCCCGTTCGAGTTCACCCAGATTGGCCACGTATCCAGGGTAGCGCGAACCGGCTGAGAATGTTCTACACTCTGTAGAAGTAGAAGTTCTACGTTGTGTAGAACAGTCGGAGGGATGCACGTGAACGAACTGCTGGACCCGCTCCTGCTGTCGCGCTGGCAGTTCGGGCTCACCACGATCTACCACTTCCTCTTCGTGCCGCTGACCATCGGTCTGGTCACCTGCACCGCCGTCTTCCAGACCGCCTGGTACCGCACCGGCAAGCCGCACTACCTGCAGCTGACGCATTTCTTCGGCAAGATCTTCCTGATCAACTTCGCCATGGGCGTCGTGACCGGCATCGTGCAGGAGTTCCAGTTCGGCATGAACTGGTCGAACTACTCCCGCTTCGTCGGCGACATCTTCGGCGCACCGCTCGCGCTGGAGGGCCTGCTCGCGTTCTTCCTGGAGGCGACGTTCATCGGCCTCTGGATCTTCGGCTGGGACCGTCTGCCGAAGGGTCTGCACCTCGCCACGATCTGGGTCGTCTCGGTGGGTAGCATCCTGTCCGCGTACTTCATCCTCGCGGCGAACGCCTTCATGCAGAACCCGGTGGGCTACCACCTGAACCCCGCCAAAGGACGCGCCGAGCTCACGGACCTGTGGGCGGTGCTCACCAACAAGGTGGCGCTGGCCGCGTTCCCGCACACGATCTTCGGCTGCTTCATGGTGTCGGCCGGCCTGATCATCGCGGTGGCCGCCTGGCACCTGTCGCGCAACCGGCACCTCGACACGATGCGTCCCGCCCTGAAGTTCGGCCTGTGGCTGATGGTCGGCGCCGGCATCGGCACCGTCCTCAGCGGCGACCAGCTGGGCCTCGCCATGGTCGAGACGCAGCCGATGAAGATGGCGGCCGCGGAGGCGCTCTACAAGACCTCGACCGGCGCGGACGCATCCTTCTCGATCTTCACTCTCGGCACACCGGACGGCGTGCACGAGCTGTTCTCCATCCGCATCCCGTACCTGTTGTCGTTCCTGTCGACGCACAGCCTGAACGGCACCGTCGAGGGCATCAACGACCTGCAGGCGCAGTACACCCAGCTCTACGGCCCTGGCGACTACACGCCGGTCATCTGGGTCACCTACTGGGCCTTCCGCTGGATGATCGGGCTCGGGATGCTGCACGTCCTGATCGCGGTGGTCGGCCTCTGGCTGACGCGGAAGGGCCGCACCCCACCCCGCGCGTGGATGTGGAAGATCGCGATCTGGGCGATGCCGCTCTCGCTGCTGGCGATGGTCGTCGGCTGGATCTTCACCGAGATGGGCCGCCAGCCCTGGATCGTGTTCAGCCTGATGAAGACCGCCGACGGCGTCTCGCCCGGCACGACGGGCGTCGAAGTGCTGATCTCGCTGATCGCGTTCACCGCCGTCTACGGCACCCTCGCCGTCGTCGAGTTCCTGCTCATCAAGCGGGCGGCGCAGAAGGGCCCGCAGGACATCGACCAGCATCTCGACGAGGCCGGCGAGCCCATCCCGGTCGCGACGGTCTACTAGGAGGAGCAGGGCAATGGATCTCGCAGTTCTCTGGTTCGGAATCGTCGCGTTCTTTTTCGTCGGCTACTTCGTGCTCGACGGCTTCGACTTCGGCGTCGGGATGGCGCTGCCGTTCCTCGGCCGCGACGACGTCGACCGCCGCGTGATGATCAACACCATCGGCCCGGTGTGGGACCTCAACGAGACGTGGGTCATCGTGGGCGGCGCCGCGCTCTTCGCGGCCTTCCCGGAGTGGTACGCCACGCTGTTCAGCGGCTTCTACCTGGCGCTCCTGCTCATCCTGCTCGCGCTCATCGTGCGCGGCGTGTCGTTCGAGTACCGGCACCAGCGCGCCGGGGCCCGCTGGAAGCGGTGGTTCGACGGGATGATCGTGGTCGGCTCCGCGCTTCCCGCCTTCCTGTGGGGCGTCGCGTTCGCGAACATCGTCCAGGGTGTCGCCCTCGACGCGCACCACGACTACACGGGGACGTTCTTCGACCTGCTCAACGGCTACGCGCTGCTCGGCGGGCTGACGACGCTGCTGCTGTTCTTCACCCACGGCGCCGTGTTCCTGTCGCTGAAGACCGACGGCGACCTGCGCCGGAGGGCGCGCCGCCTGGCCACCGTGTCCGGCGCCCTGGCGGTGGTCGTGGCCGCGACCTTCCTCGGCTGGACCGCGGTGACGCACTTCTCACCGGTGTTCCTGGCCCTCGCGCTCTTCGCGGCGATCGCGCTCGTCGCATCCTGGATCGCGAACCTGCGTGGCGCCGAGGGCTGGTCGTTCGGCTTCATGGCGGCGACCATCGCCCTCGCAGTTGTGTCGTTGTTCGCGGCGCTCTTCCCGGACGTGATGCCGTCGTCGCCGAACCCGCAGAACAGCCTCACCATCGCGAACGCGTCGAGCTCCGCCACGACGCTGTCGATCATGACCTGGGTGGCGGCGATCTTCCTTCCGCTGATCCTCGTGTACCAGGCCTGGACGTATTGGATCTTCCGCAAGCGGGTGACGCACGACCACATCCCGCAGGAGCCGGCCGAGCCCGTCGTCCCCACCGTGACGGTCTGACGTGCGCCCGCTCGACCCGCGCCTGCTCCGCTACGCGTCCGCCACGCGCGGCACGCTGGCGGCCGGCGCCGTGCTCGCGGCGCTGCAGACCGCATCCATCGTCGCGTTCGCGTGGCTGGTGACGGACGTGATCGTCCGCGCGATCGCGGGGGAGCGGCTGCCGGAGCTGAGCGGGACGCTCGTGCTGCTCGGCGTCGTCATCGCCGTCCGCGCGGTGCTGCTCTGGGCCGTCGACGCAGTGGCGTCGCGCGGCGGGGCGCGCGCGGTCGGGCAGCTGCGCGAGCGGCTGGTCACGGCCGTCGGGAGGCTGGGACCGGGATGGACCTCCCGCCGCACCAGTGCCGACGTCACCCTGGTCGCGGGCCGGGGCATGGAGGCGCTCGACGGCTACTTCGCGAAGTACCTGCCGCAGCTGATCGGCACCGCGGTCGCGACCCCGCTGCTCGTGGTGACGATCGGGTGGCGGGATGTGACCAGCGCGATCGTCCTGCTGGTGACGCTCCCGCTCATCCCGGTCTTCATGGTGCTGGTGGGATGGGCGACGCAGGCGGCGCAGCAGCGTCAGTGGACGGCGCTGTCGCGTCTGTCGAGCGGGTTCCTCGACGTCGTCGCGGGGCTGCCCACCCTCAAGCTGTTCGGGCGCCAGCACCGTCAGGAGGCGCGCATCCGGGAGGTGAGCGAGCAGTACCGCGTGCACACCATGCGGGTGCTGCGGATGTCGTTCCTCTCGGGATTCGTGCTGGAGCTGGCGGCCAGCCTGTCGGTCGCGGTGATCGCGGTGACGATCGGACTGCGGCTGCTGGGCGGTTCCCTCGACCTCTCGGTGGGGCTGTTCGTGCTGCTGCTGGCGCCGGAGGCATTCCTGCCGCTGCGCAACGTCGGCGCGTCGTACCACGCGGCCGCGGAGGGGATCGAGGCGGCGGCGCGGGCGTTCGCGGTGATCGAGGAGGCGGAGGCGGTGGATGGCGCCGCGCAGCAGGAGGGCACCAGCCGCGTGGCCTCGGAAACGAGCGGACTGGTGTTCGAGGACGTGACCGTCGCCTACGACGGCCGGACCGCGGTCGACGGGTTCTCCGCGACGGCGCTGCCCGGCGAGCTGACGGTGCTGCGGGCCCCGAGCGGCGCCGGGAAGTCGACGCTGCTCGCGGCGGCACTCGGATTCGTCGCGTTCGAGGGCAACATCGTCGCCGATGGGCGCGTGGATGCCGGGGGACGGCGCGAGGCGCTCGCCTGGGCCGGTCAGCGTCCCGGGCTCCTCGCTGGAACGATCGCAGAGAACGTCGCACTCGGGGAGGAGCACCCGGACGCCGAGCTCGTGGCCCGCGTGCTCCACGAGGCCGCCGCGGACGAGCTCGACCCGGAGACCGTGGTCGGCGCGGGCGGCAGCGGGATGTCGGGCGGGCAGGCGCAGCGGGTGGCAGTCGCCCGCGCGCTGTACCGCCTGCGGTCGCGGGGCTGCCGCATCCTGGTGCTCGACGAGCCGACGTCCGCCCTCGACGCCCGGACCGAGGAGCGGCTGGTCGCGGGCCTGCGGCGGATCGCCGCGGAGGGCGTCGCCGTGCTCGTGGTCAGCCACCGCGAGGCGGTCGCCTCGGCCGCCGGCCGAGTGATCACACTGGAGGCACGTCAGGAGGTGGCCCATGTCGGCTGATCCCGAGGTCCGTCGCATCCTCCGGCTGGCACTGCCGCCCGCGAGGCGGTTGTGGGCCGCCATCGCCCTCGGCGTGCTGAGCGGCGGAAGCGCCGTCGCCCTGCTGGGCGTGTCCGCGTGGCTGATCACCCGCGCGTCGGAGCAGCCGGCGCTGATGTACCTCTCGCTGGCCATCGTGGGCGTGCGCGCCTTCGCGCTCGGCCGCGCCTTCTTCCGGTACCTCGAGCGGCTGTCCGGCCACGACGCGGCCTTCCGGCAGCTGGGCACGGTCCGCGCCCGCCTCTACCGCCGGCTCGAGCCGCTGGCTCCGGACGGGCTGCGGGGCATTCGTTCGGGCGACCTGCTCACGCGGCTGGCGGACGACGTGGATGAGCTGCAGAACCTGTCGCTGCGGGTCGTCCAGCCGCTGGTCACCGCGGGCATCGTCGTCGCGGGCAGCGTCGTCGTCACCGCGCTGGTGCTCCCGGGCGCGGCCGTCGTGCTGACCGTGGCTCTGGCGGGCGCGCTGGCGGCCGGGGTGCTGGTGAACCGGTGGGCGACCGGCACGGCCGAGCGCCGGATCGCCCCGCTGCGGGCGGCGCTGAACGACGCGCTCCACGACCTGGTGAGCAACCTGGACGTCCTGACAGCGTTCGGAGCGCTCGCGGGCGCGCAGGAGCGCGTCCGGGCGGCGAGCGAGAGGCTGACGTCCGTCGCACGCCGCCGTGCGGTCGGCCTGGGTGTCACGGCC is drawn from Leifsonia shinshuensis and contains these coding sequences:
- a CDS encoding TetR/AcrR family transcriptional regulator, with amino-acid sequence MPINDLVAGQSTVGAPLVRTEPIQERSAARIDALLDAAAAVVDEIGFDRLTTAMVAERAGASIGTVYRYFPDRIVLLQALRDRALLRYRHSVVQAIDAQSPEHWWNAVEAAIDAFVDMFRTEPGFRIIRFADAERAGVPEDEVVRDAGFARQFAQILSDEYGLPAGDDLAFRLDVVVEIMDSLINRAFVEDPNGDERYIAEARTVAKEYLERRFDPQH
- a CDS encoding cytochrome ubiquinol oxidase subunit I; translated protein: MNELLDPLLLSRWQFGLTTIYHFLFVPLTIGLVTCTAVFQTAWYRTGKPHYLQLTHFFGKIFLINFAMGVVTGIVQEFQFGMNWSNYSRFVGDIFGAPLALEGLLAFFLEATFIGLWIFGWDRLPKGLHLATIWVVSVGSILSAYFILAANAFMQNPVGYHLNPAKGRAELTDLWAVLTNKVALAAFPHTIFGCFMVSAGLIIAVAAWHLSRNRHLDTMRPALKFGLWLMVGAGIGTVLSGDQLGLAMVETQPMKMAAAEALYKTSTGADASFSIFTLGTPDGVHELFSIRIPYLLSFLSTHSLNGTVEGINDLQAQYTQLYGPGDYTPVIWVTYWAFRWMIGLGMLHVLIAVVGLWLTRKGRTPPRAWMWKIAIWAMPLSLLAMVVGWIFTEMGRQPWIVFSLMKTADGVSPGTTGVEVLISLIAFTAVYGTLAVVEFLLIKRAAQKGPQDIDQHLDEAGEPIPVATVY
- a CDS encoding ABC transporter permease, encoding MSFLWSNLGQVWNLTVSHVWLAALPIVIGFVVSLPIGWVANRYRWSRGVLLTIGGILYTIPSLPLFFAMPALIGTQILSPLNVVVALSIYALALMVRTTADALGSVPGDVLQSATAVGFSSWRRFWSVELPLAGPVLLAGLRVVSVSTVSLVSVGALLGVPNLGYLFTDGLNRSYTEEVAVGIILIMVVALVFDLILVGLGRLLLPWTRSNRRAARLSRRAAMRAVTGA
- a CDS encoding ABC transporter permease, whose product is MTDILAAFGWIGDPANWSGPSGIPARLGEHIVYSLLTLLLAAIIALPIGFAIGHSGRFRGLAVGVSGALRALPTLGLVIYLALLTTNLTIVPSLIALTILAIPPILAGAYSGLESVDRAPIDAARAIGMTGWQVFTKVELPLSLPLVIGGIRSGGLQVIATWTVAAILPVGGLGRFLFDGLSVQNYPEVLGGSIIVVALALVADGLFAIVQRLVVPRGVTAGRVRDSAEGGRSAARPVPEGAPTT
- a CDS encoding ABC transporter substrate-binding protein, with the translated sequence MFASKKSRLAAGVLAAGALLALSACSSGGGAFSTGSASSSSDTVTVGSAAFGESEILMQIYGQALAANGVKVAYKPSIGQRDVYLKALQDGSIDLIPEYSGNLLQFYDKNSTATSSDDVYAALNDALPKGYEVLDQSEAQDADSYNVTKEFSEKWGVTSLDDLKKVTDPLTVGANPEFGTRPYGIPGLKSAYGVTATLKPISDSGGPLTVAALKNGDVQLADIYTTTPAIKDNGFVTLKDPKNLIAAQNIVPLINSSKASDKVKDVLDKVSKELTTSDLIDLNGENQGSSKTQPDVLAKKWLQDHPIK
- the cydD gene encoding thiol reductant ABC exporter subunit CydD — translated: MRPLDPRLLRYASATRGTLAAGAVLAALQTASIVAFAWLVTDVIVRAIAGERLPELSGTLVLLGVVIAVRAVLLWAVDAVASRGGARAVGQLRERLVTAVGRLGPGWTSRRTSADVTLVAGRGMEALDGYFAKYLPQLIGTAVATPLLVVTIGWRDVTSAIVLLVTLPLIPVFMVLVGWATQAAQQRQWTALSRLSSGFLDVVAGLPTLKLFGRQHRQEARIREVSEQYRVHTMRVLRMSFLSGFVLELAASLSVAVIAVTIGLRLLGGSLDLSVGLFVLLLAPEAFLPLRNVGASYHAAAEGIEAAARAFAVIEEAEAVDGAAQQEGTSRVASETSGLVFEDVTVAYDGRTAVDGFSATALPGELTVLRAPSGAGKSTLLAAALGFVAFEGNIVADGRVDAGGRREALAWAGQRPGLLAGTIAENVALGEEHPDAELVARVLHEAAADELDPETVVGAGGSGMSGGQAQRVAVARALYRLRSRGCRILVLDEPTSALDARTEERLVAGLRRIAAEGVAVLVVSHREAVASAAGRVITLEARQEVAHVG
- the cydB gene encoding cytochrome d ubiquinol oxidase subunit II; amino-acid sequence: MDLAVLWFGIVAFFFVGYFVLDGFDFGVGMALPFLGRDDVDRRVMINTIGPVWDLNETWVIVGGAALFAAFPEWYATLFSGFYLALLLILLALIVRGVSFEYRHQRAGARWKRWFDGMIVVGSALPAFLWGVAFANIVQGVALDAHHDYTGTFFDLLNGYALLGGLTTLLLFFTHGAVFLSLKTDGDLRRRARRLATVSGALAVVVAATFLGWTAVTHFSPVFLALALFAAIALVASWIANLRGAEGWSFGFMAATIALAVVSLFAALFPDVMPSSPNPQNSLTIANASSSATTLSIMTWVAAIFLPLILVYQAWTYWIFRKRVTHDHIPQEPAEPVVPTVTV
- a CDS encoding M56 family metallopeptidase, whose product is MSTDPAAPLAGAIFLGALAVALAWPVPLLLARAKWPSAAPTLALALWQSIALAGGISMIGSLLLAGLEPFGDDLWSRIGGAWASLFHGPLPPEVSLLNAFLLSAAVLLTAHLVLNLALTSVRSRNQRHRHMELLRLLSSPLPDVPSTRVIDHPAPAAYCLPGARSVTVLSEGMIELLSPAELDAVVAHERAHLRQKHHLLLDAFRSWKRSLPWFPIATRAQDAVALLIEMLADDTARRTSGDAVLAEAIRLVDATGPAGAALGAPKDRRTPEQRRAALVAREERLTDGRRTVGPLLRAAVVVATVLLVVVPPLVILLS
- a CDS encoding DedA family protein, whose amino-acid sequence is MNDALTWVLDLVQGVDPVLRTLLAGLGILFETSILVGLIVPGDTIVLVAATGVDGPAEYAALVAAVIVGALCGESIGFALGRWFGPRIRVSALGRRVGVRNFDRAEAYLARRGGIAVFLSRFLPVLHSLIPLTVGMSPMRYRTFLAWTAPACVLWAFAYVSVGSAAAGSYRELSRELHGAGYVFVAVIAVFLVAVFVVKKVLSAREAKHMEAAAREPGPPLDETEEPSAT
- a CDS encoding BlaI/MecI/CopY family transcriptional regulator yields the protein MANLGELERAVMDALWDGDAPLSAGDLRDRLATARETGKAPALTTVLTVLSRLEAKGFVGRDRDARPHLYYAALSRAGHVADLMREVLESSSDRTEALAYFVGSVDESEAEVLRRLLADRSV
- a CDS encoding ATP-binding cassette domain-containing protein, whose translation is MIEFRDVTKRFPDGTLAVDDFSLVIPSRRITVLVGSSGSGKTTILRMINRMVDPTSGSIEIDGQDVLSLKPVALRRSIGYVMQNSGLLPHRKVVDNIATVPLLKGVKKKEAREHALELMDTVGLERSLADRYPSQLSGGQQQRVGVARGLAVDPNILLMDEPFGAVDPIVRDDLQNELLHLQRDLDKTVVFVTHDIDEAFKLGDQVVIFRKGGIVAQKGTPAEILADPADDFVASFVGADRGRRALHVEETPTGSVLVDSDGRAAGVLSGSPRGTAAPSEAKAATVSVAGAPAQGEDAS